The region CCCGCTTCAGGGTTGGCGGTACTGCTGTGTTTAAAAATGGAATCGCGGTAGCCAAAGGCACATTGCGCCGCATTCAGTGTGAATATCCTCCCGGTCTGCAGGTCAATGGCATCCAGAGAATCAAACCGGTCTTGCAGCTCCACCCCATAAGCGCCAATGTTTTGTACCGGCGCTGCACCCACCGTTCCGGGAATCAAAGCCATGTTTTCCAACCCGGCATAACCCTGCGTCAGCGTCCAGGCCACAAAGTCGTGCCAAACTTCACCTGCACCAGCTTCCACAATGAACACCTTGTCGGTTTCAGCCACCAGCCTGCGGCCTTTGATCTCGACCTTAAGCACCAAGGGCTTGACATCACCCGTCAGCACCAGGTTACTGCCACCGCCCAGTACAAATTTGGGCACTTGTGCCCATGCGGGATCTCTGAGCAGTGCCAGTACATCGGCCTGACTGTGAATACGCGAAAGCGCCTGTGCCTTGGCCACGATGTGCAAAGAGTTCAGCGGCTGAAGTGGGACATTTTTCTCGACTAACATGGCAGAATTGTCGATTATTTTGAGAGACCTCCTATGCCTTCTTTTGATACTGTTTGCGAAGCCAAGATGGTGGACGTGAAACACGCCGTTGAAAACACCAGCAAAGAAATCACCACCCGTTTTGACTTCAAAGGCACACCCGCTGCCATCGAACTCAAAGAGAAAGAAATCACCCTGATCGGCAACGCCGACTTCCAGCTCACCCAGATTGAAGACATCTTGCGCAACAAACTCACCAAACAGAATGTGGATGTGCGCTTTCTGGACAAAGGTGATGTACAAAAAATGGGGGGGGACAAGGTCAAAGTCCTCATCAAAGTGCGTGATGGCATTGAGACAGAATTGGCCAAAAAAATCCAGCGCATCATCAAGGACAGCAAAATCAAGGTGCAGGCTGCCATTCAGGACGGCAAACTGCGCGTCACAGGCAAAGATCTCGATGCCCTTCAGGCAACCCAGGCATTGATCCGCAAGGAAATCTCCGATATACCGCTGAACTTTGACAACTACCGGAGCTGATCGACTGGCACGCCTTATCCTGCTGACGCATGAGCCTGATCCTCAGAACCGAAGACGATTATGAAGACCTGCTGGGTCAGTGGTCTGACCTGGAAGCAAGTCTGGGGGTGATCCTGGCTTATCCCAACAGCGCCCAGGAATTCGAGGCGCGCCTGTACCAGTACGGCCGATGGATGCAGGACCTGATCGCCCACGATGCCCATCTGGCGCTCTACCTGCTGTTTCAGCTGGCGATCCAATCCCCGGTGGGCTACAGCGCATCACACGCCTTGGTGTGTGCCGTGTTGTGCCATTTGATCGGCCCTGAACTGGCCCTGAACCAGCACGAATGCAACAGCCTGGAACTGGCCGCGTTCACCATGAACATTGCCATGACCCACATGCAAGACCAATTGGCAACACAAGTGGAGAAACCCAGTCACGAACAACAGGTGGCTATTCATACCCATGCCACCAAAAGCGCCTTGGTTCTGCGTGAATTAGGCATTCACAATGAACTGTGGATGAGCACTGTCGACCTGCACCACAAGGAAGGCTTATCCCAAGCCAACCTGCATCAACTCACACCACCCCACCGTCTGGCACTGGTTTTACAGGTCGTTGACCGATACGCGGCCATGATAAGCCCACGGCAATCACGCGAAGGCCGCAGTGCAACAGAATCTGCCCAAAGTATCGTGGGTGGGGAGAACTCTAACAACCATCTGGTAGGGAAAACGCTGGTGCGCCTGGTTGGTCAATACCCACCTGGCACATTTGTCCAACTGGATGATGACAAGGTTGCCGTGGTGATTCAACACAGCCAGCATTCCAACTTGCCGGATGTCGCCATTGTGCTCAACAGCCGTGGTCAAAAGGTCAACCCACCCACCTTGCATCACACCTTTGAGGGTAGTCCGCGCATCAAAAAGGCTTTACCAGCCGCTGCCGTACAAGAACACATTAACCATCATCTGATCTTGCAACTTGGTGTACGGTGATTCGCCTGAGTTAGTCTTCCACAAACGCCAGTTCACGGGTTTTGCGAATAGCGGGCAACAACACCAAGGCCAGTAAGGTCAGCGCTGCCAACAGCAGCCCGGCGGACAGTGGCCGGGTGGCAAACACAGTCCAGTCGCCGCGCGAAAGCAGCAAGGCACGGCGCAGGTTTTCTTCCATCATCGGTCCCAGAATAAAACCCAACAACAGAGGTGCTGGCTCCAGACCAAGCTTGATGAACAGGTAGCCGATGATGCCAAACAGCCCCACCATCCAGATGTCAAACACATTGTTGTTGGTGCTGTACACCCCAATGGCGCAAAACAGCACAATGGCCGGAAACAGCCAGCGGTAAGGCACCGAAAGCAGCTTGATCCAGATGCCGATCAAAGGCAAGTTCAGCACCACCAGCATGGCATTGCCGATCCACATCGAAGCAATCAAGCCCCAGAACAACTCAGGGTTGCTGGTCATGACCTGCGGACCGGGCTGGATGTTGTGAATCGTCATGGCCCCCACCATCAGCGCCATCACCGCATTGGGTGGAATACCCAAGGTGAGCAGTGGAATAAACGAGGTTTGCGAGGCCGCATTGTTGGCCGCCTCGGGCGAAGCTACACCGCGGATATTGCCCTCCCCAAACAGCTCTTCACCAGGGTGGAGCCTGGTTTTTTTCTCCCAGGTGTAGGCTGCAAAAGAGGCCATCACCGCACCACCACCGGGCAAAATGCCCAGGACGGACCCCAAACCCGTGCCACGCAAAATGGCCGGCCACATGCGTTTGAAATCCTGCCGGGTGGGCATCAGGCCATGCACATTGGCGGTAAAAACCTCACGTGCGCTCTCCGGGTGGCTCAGATTACTGATGATTTCACCGTAGCCAAACACACCCATGGCAATCACAATAAAACCGATGCCGTCGGTCAGCTCGGGAATATCAAAACTATAGCGGGCAATGCCCGAATTCACATCGGTGCCCACCAACCCCAGCAACAAGCCCAGCAAGATCATGCCAAACGCCTTAAGCAGGTCACCCGATGCCAGTACCACTGCCCCGACCAGTCCGAGCACCATCAACGCACAGTATTCGGACGGGCCAAACATAAACGCCACCTCGGTCAGCGGTACAGCAAATGCGGCCAATACCAGGGTGCCCACACAACCCGCAAAAAACGAGCCAATGCCGGCTGCCGCCAAAGCAGGGCCGGCGCGGCCCTTGCGCGCCATCTGGTAGCCATCAATCACCGTCACCACAGATGAGGCTTCACCCGGCAGGTTGACCAGAATGGCGGTGGTGGAGCCACCATATTGCGCGCCGTAGTAAATCCCCGCCAACATGATCAAGGCGGCCACAGGTGGTAACGCATAGGTGGCTGGCAGCAGCATGGCAATGGTGGCCAGCGGCCCAATACCGGGCAACACCCCAATCAGGGTGCCCAACAGGCAACCAACAAACGCATACATCAGGTTCACCGGTGTAAAAGCCACCCCAAAACCCAGAGCCAAATGGTTGAACAACTCCATCTTCAAGCTCCCAGCACCGGCCACACCGGCAACTGCAATTTCAACAGCAACACAAACGCCCCATAGCTCAAAACCGCCAATGCGGTGGCCAGCAACAGCGCTTCTTTCAAAATAAATTGCTCACCGGCCAGGCAAGAAACCAGGGTCAGCGCATAAATGCCCACCATCAAGCCCAACGGTGGCAGATGCAACACCGGCAAGCCTGCCAGCGACACGCCAAACAGCAGATTGGCCGAAATAATGGCCACCAAAGGCTTCCACGCCCAGGAGCCCATGGCCTCCCCCTTGTCAGTTGCCAGCACAGCACGCAGCATCAGGATGCCGCCCAGCAAGGCCAACAACACCCCCAGCAACAGCGGAAAATAACCTGGCCCCATGCGGGCACTGGTACCTACCTGATAGTCAATGGCCCCCCAGGCAAAAGCGCCACCCAGCAGGGCAAACAGCAAACCTGCGTAAAAGTCTTTGGTATTTTTCATCAAGCCAACACGTGATTCAAGTCAAAGGTGGTGTGCTGGAAAGAACTTCCTCCAGCACGGTAAGCCCTTCAGCCACCCGCAAGGCCCCGGCCAGGCGCAATGGGCGCATGCCGTCGTGGATGGCTTGCCGTTTGAGTGCATCGGCATTGGGCTCCCGGGTGATTTTTTCCTTGAATGCCTCCGACACCACCAGCAACTCATACAAACCCATGCGTCCCTGGAACCCGGTCATGCGGCAATCCACACAGCCCACGGCTTTGAACGGTTTGTAGGGGCCGTTGAGCTGCCAGGGCTTGACCACCTCGGCCAGCGCCTCGCGTGTGGCTGCCGGGTCAGCCACCTTGCATTGCTTGCACAGGGTACGCACCAAGCGCTGCGCCAGTACACCCAACAAGGTGGCATTGATCAGATAAGACGGCACCCCCAGCTCCAGCAAACGCGTGACGGCACTCGGCGCATCATTGGTGTGCAGGGTTGAAAACACCAGATGCCCGGTCAGGGCCGCCTGCACGGCCATTTCAGCCGTGGCGTGGTCGCGGATTTCACCCACCATGATGATGTCGGGGTCTTGCCGCATCAAGGCACGCAAACCTTCAGGAAAACCAAAGTCGAGTTGCGGCTGCACCTGAGTCTGGTTGAAGGAGGGTTCGATCATTTCGATCGGGTCTTCCACCGTGCTGACATTCACCTCTTCGGTGGCCACACGCTTCAGGGTGGAATACAGCGTGGTGGTTTTACCTGACCCGGTCGGGCCGGTCACCAGAATAATGCCGTTGGGACGCTTGACCAAAGCCTCCCAGCGCTGCGCGTCATGGGCCGAGAAGCCCAAAGCACTTAAGTCTTTAACGGTGGTGTCAGGGTCAAAAATACGCATCACCATCTTTTCACCAAACGCCGTAGGCAGGGTCGAGATACGCATTTCGATCTCATTACCACCAGGGTTACGCGTCTTGATGCGGCCATCCTGCGGGCGGCGTTTTTCCACCACGTCCATGCGCCCAAGCAACTTGATGCGGGCCGTCATGGCCACCAGCACGCCCATGGGCATCTGGTAAACCGGGTGTAACACACCGTCAATACGGAAACGGATCACCCCCTGCTCGCGCCGCGGCTCCAGGTGGATGTCGCTGGCGCGCTGGTCAAAAGCGTATTGCCAGAGCCAGTCCACCACCTGCACCACGCTTTGGTCATTGGCATCCAGCTGCTTGTTGGTCTTGCCCAACTCCACCAACTGCTCAAAACTAGAGCCCGCGTTGTTGCCACTTTTAGCAGCAGCGCGCACCGACTTGGCCAAGGCAAAAAATTCGGCGGTATAGCGAGTGATGTCTTGCGGATTGGCCAGCACCCGGCGCACACTGCGCCGACTTTGGCGCTCGACCTCGGCCACCCAGTCAATCAAAAACGGTTCAGCCGTGGCCACTACCAGTTCATGAGGTGTCACCTGCACCGGCAGGATTTTGTGGCGTTCCGCATACACCGCGCTCATCGCATCGGCCACCTTGCCCACATCGACCTTCAGCGGGTCAATACGCAAATAACCCAGGTCACAACGCTTGGCCAACCACTGGGTCAGTGCGTCAATGTCCATCGGCTTGTCATCACTGGCACGGTGCACCACCACACTGGCCAAACGCACCAGCGGATGCTGCACACTTTCAGCCTGGGCACAGCGGGTGTGAATACGTTGCCCTTCCTCGGCCGTGATCTCGCCGTCTTGCTGCAACCAACGCACCAATCGGCGCCAATCCAGCGGCCCATTAACCTCAGAGGAGTGATGCTTGGGGCTGGCGGTGTGGCTCATGACAGCATGGGCTTGAACACCCGTACCCATTTGCTGGCAGGCAAACCCCATTTGGTTTCAATCAACTCGGCACGCGCCATCAACAACTCACGTTTGGGGCGACTCGGTGTGTGCTGGGCCAGCACCACCGTATTACCTTCGCGGGTGGGTTTGAAGGCCCAAATGGCCTCTTTGCCAAAGGCCGCCGACATTTTTTCCACACTGCGCGCAAAGCTGGAAGCCCGGCCAAACAGGTTCACAGTCATACAGCCCTCAGGGGTGAGCAAGCGGCGACAGTGGTTGTAGAACGGCAAGCTGTCAAGCACCGGGGCGGCGGCTTCATGGTCATACAGATCCACCTGCAGGGCATCCACCGTGCCAAACCACTTGGGGTTCTGGATTTCCTCGGCGGCATCGGCCAGCACCACTTGCATGCGGGTGTTTTCAGCGGGCAGTTTGAACCAGCCACGGCACGCCACCAGCACCTGCGGGTTGAGCTCAATGGCGGTGGTTTTCATGCGCAGCTCTTTGTGGCAAAACTTGGTGAGTGAACCGGCACCCAGGCCAAGTTGCAGCGCTTGTCGGTCTTTGACCGATTCAGGCGGCACAAACAGCAGCCAGGCCATCATGCGCTGAATGTATTCGTGCACCAAGGCATTGGGTGCGTCCAGGTACATCGAACCCTGAATCCATTCGGAACCCAGGTGCAGGTGGCGCACCGGGCCGTCATCAGAGAAATTCACTTCGGGGAGTTGGGGGGTATTTTTTTTCAAGATGCGGGGGATTATCGCCAATGGCACACCACCCCCGCCAAGCCCGCAGCAGCGAGTTCACAGCAGCCCGGCAGCAGCCACGACGGCGCGCCAGGCCTCAAGTTTGCGCTCAAACCCCCAACTGGCATTGGCCGGACTGGTGGATGGCAGCTTGTACACCGGCAACACCGTGTCTGTTGAACCAACCAGCTGATTTGCCGCCTCCGCGTCCACCGCCCCCATGAGGGCAACATGCGAAGCCCTGAGCGGACTCAGGCCATGGATGACATGGCGGGCGTGGCGAAAGCTCTCACCACCGTTATGGGCAATGGCCCGCAATTGCGGACAACTGGCCAACAGACGGGCAAAGTCGTTCACCTCGGGCTTGCGAATGGCGGCATCCAGACTGCCCTGGCGCTCGCAGGAGGCATACACGTCCCACACACCCAGGCCATGGTCAAGCAGCCATTGACTCCGTTTTTCATAGCTATCTACGCTTATCAGACTTGGGCTTGATGGCCAAATGGCTTGCAAAATCTTCCAGAACTGGTTTTGCGGATGGGCATAGTACTGCTGGCGTGCCAGTGAGGTCACACTGGGAAAACTGCCCAGCACCAGCAGTTGTGTGCGGCTGTCCACGATGGGTGGCAAACCATACAGGCGGGTGGATTCTGTGGGCATGGCTCAAATCGGGAGCAGTGCACGCAGCCGCGGTAAAGCATCCAGGGCATTGGCCGTGGTAACCGCGGCCAATGCCTCTGGGCTGATGCCACGCAAGGCCGCCAGCTCGGCACCGATGCGGGGCAATTCGGCGGGTGAATTGATGCCCTGCGCTTCACCTGCAGCACGTTGTTGCGCCGTTTTATACAGCCAGTGCGGCGGCATGTCGGGGGAGTCGGTCTCCAGCACCATGGCCTTCAGCGGCAAACTGGCCGCCAGACGGCGCAGTTGCTGGGCCCGCTCAAAGGTCATTGCGCCACCAAAACCGAGTTTGAGGCCCATCTCCATCAAGGCCTGGGCTTGCTGGTGGCTGCCGTTGAAGGCGTGGGCAATGCCATGCCATACCTGAGCCGACGCTGCAGACGATCTCCGCGTTGGAAGGCCGCCCACGCTGCGCAAGCCCTTGAGGACCTGATCCACCGAGCGGCGTGAATGCAGCACCACCGGCAAACCATGTCGACGCGCCAGTTGGAGCTGTGTCAGGTAAAAGTGCTGTTGACGCTCACGCAAAGGGCTCACACACAGTTCAGGCACAAAATAATCCAGCCCGATTTCACCCACCGCGACCAGGCGGGGATCGTCACGGTATTGGGTCAAGGCTGCATCCAGCCGATCCAGGTCATCCGGCTGGGCCTGCGCCACGTACAACGGGTGGATACCCAGGCAATAGCTGTCACCGCTGGCATGGGCCAAGGCGCGCACGGCCTCAAAGTTGGCAACTTCCACCGCTGGAAGCACGCAGTGCGCTACATGATTTATAGCTGCTTGCGCACGTACCACTTGCCCTGAAGGCCTAAATTCTTGTGCATCCAGATGGCAATGGGTGTCAACCCAGATCACTTTGGTCATGGGCAAAAAACACTATTTTTTACGCTGTACAAACAGATTTTTGGTTTTGTCTTCCGGGTAGGCAAAGGTGACTGCGCCATTTTTGACCATGCCCATGACCAGCATGTTGGAACTGACGGCATCTTTGTCCTCTTTGGTAAACGGCTGCTGATGGGTCGCGGTCACACCGTAATAGATGCGCGGAATATTTTCCAGGGCCGCCTTGACGGAAGGTCCGGACAGGTCGGCATTGCGAATACCCAGCACGGCATAGGTCAAGAGATACACCGTGTCATAGGCTTGTGCGGCAGCCATCGGCACGCTGATTCTGGTCACTTTGTATTTGCGTCCATAAGCACTTAAAAAGGCCCGGCGACGTTCGTTGCTGGGCTCGGCAATGAAGGTTTGTGCCATCAAGGCTCCTTCAGCAGCCTCTTTGGCCCCGTCAATAAAAAAGGGAAACGACAGCGGCCAGGCCCCCACTTGCGGCACTTTCCAGCCCAAGGCTTGCCGATCACGTGCAATGACGGCATTTTCTGGCCCAACGGTATAGCTGAAGATCACCTGCGCCCCCGCAGTTTGCGCCGCCTTGAGTTCACTGCTCAGGTCTTTGACACCCAGAGCAAACCGCGCCACATGGGCCGGTTTGAGGTTTTTGGCGGCCAGCGCCTTGATCACGTCATTCAGGCCGGCCTCTCCATATGCCGTGGTGTCGGCAAACACCGCCACCTTGGTCCAGCCGCGCGAGACGATATCCTCCACCACAAAAGGGGCCTGAATGGCATCACGCGCCGAGGTACGAAAAATGTAGCTCTCTGGTGCCGGATATTTTTCGGTGATGGGGGTTCCGGTAGCACATGGCACGATCAGCGGTGTTTTGGAATTCTGAAACACATCCAGTGATTTCATGGCTACACCGGTGTTGCAAAAACCCACCGTGGCGGTGACCTTTTCAGTCACCAGCTCTTTGGACCTCGCCAGCCCCACATCAGGCACCCCCGTGTCGTCCTTAATGATCAGCTCAAGTGGCCGCCCCATATAACCACCAGCGGCATTAATTTCATCCACCGCCAGTTTGGCCCCGTTGAGCATGGGGACACCAAAGTCTGCCGAAGGCCCGGTCAACGGCCCGATCCAGCCAATACGCACCGGATCAGCCGCCAGGGCACTGGTGCAGGCCATGACCAAACCCAAACCGAACAACCATCCACTCACCACACGCTTGCTTGCCAACCGCTTCATTGGATTTCCAATCTAAAAAGACAACCGGCAAGCATAAGGTTGCGCCAGTCCAGCGGCGTGCGCGTTAACCCTTACCCGGCCCCAATTTCAGATGGATTGGATTGGGTTTAGCGGGTTAAAAATGCCGCCAATGCGGCATCTTCAACTGGCACATGGCGGGTAGCCCAGTCTTTCATCAGCTCCGCAATGGCGGGTTTGTTCATATAACCCTTGCCCACATCCATGCTGCGCCCAATCAAGTGATCCAAGAGCAATTGGTGCTGCGCCATGTGTGCCTGCATGTCTGGAAAGTTGACTCGACGCATCAACGCCTCTTCACGCTCGAATTGCAGCCGGGCTTGTTTACACAGTGCCACGATCACCGGACGCAGCACCGTCAAATCGTCGGAGGCCAGAAACTCGTTGGTCAACGCAAACAGTTTTTCTCGAACGGCATCCACCTCCACGTCATTCATTTTGTAACTATCCAACCACTCCAGCTTCATCTTGTACCCCTTAAGAAAACACCAGAAATCAATCGTTCACAACAGATCCTGCCGCCGACAACTTGCCCTGCACCAAGGTGTACTGGCGCGCACAACGCGCCGCCAGGGTGGCATCGTGCGTCACCACCACAAAGGCTGTGCCCTGGGTACGGGCCAGTTCCAGCATCAAATCAAACACCCCGTGTGCGGTGCTGCGATCCAGGTTACCGGTGGGCTCATCGGCCAGCACACAAGCGGGTTGCGTCACCAGGGCACGGGCAATCGCCACGCGCTGGCGCTCACCCCCCGAGAGTTCTGCCGGACGATGCTGCAACCGGCCTGCCAAACCCACGCTTGCTAACATTTTAGTAGCTACTTGCGCCGCATTTGCATGATCCATACGCCGAATCCATAGTGGCATAGCCACATTATCCAGGGCACTGAATTCTGGTAACAAGTGGTGAAACTGGTAGACAAAACCCAAGTGCTGGTTGCGCAAGCGGCCTTGGGTGGCGGCATTTTTTTGTGCCAGATCTTGCCCCAGCAACATCACCGAACCGCTGGTGGGGGCATCCAGCCCGCCCAGCAAATGCAGCAAGGTGCTTTTGCCCGAGCCGGAAGCCCCAACAATGGCCAGCGTATCACCGGCGTGCACATCCAGGTCAACACCCTGCAGCACGGTCACGTCCAGTCGCCCCTCGGTGAAACGCTTGGTCAGTCCACGTGCGCTCAGCACCAGCTTCAGATTCATGTCTTGATTATTCATAACGCAAGGCCTCTGCCGGGTTAACTCGGCTGGCACGCCAGCTGGGGTAGAGCGTGGCGACAAAAGCCAGTACCAGTGAAATCAGGGCAATCGGCAAGATGTCTGCCTGCTGCGGGTCACTGGGCATACGGCTGATCAGGTACACGTCGCGCGGCAAAAAGGTGGTGTGCAGCAGTTGCTCGATGGCAGGCACGATCACATCAATGTTGAAGGCGACCCCCAGGCCCAGCGCCAGTCCAGCCAAAGTACCGATCACGCCAACCATTGCACCTTGCACGACAAAAATGCCCATGATGCTGCCGGGGCTGGCCCCCAGGGTGCGCAAAATGGCAATGTCGGCGCGTTTGTCGGTGACGGTCATCACCAGGGTGCTGACCAGATTGAACGCCGCCACCGCCACAATCAGGGTCAGGATGATGAACATCATGCGTTTTTCCAGCTGCACGGCGGAAAACCAGGTGCGGTTCTGGCGCGTCCAGTCACGAATCAGCAACTGGTCGGTCAGGGTGTTCGCCAAATCTGCGGCCACGGCTCTGGCCTGATGCAAATCAGATAGCCGCACACGCACACCGGTCGGGCCTTCTAGCCTGAAAAGGCGTGCGGCATCGTCCATATGCATCAGCACCAGACCCGAGTCGTATTCATAGTGCCCCGAATCAAAAGTACCCACCACCGTCATCTGTTTCATGCGCGGCACCACGCCAGCCGGTGTCACCTGGCCGCTGGGGGCCACCAGCGTGACCTTGTCCCCGGTAACCACCCCCAGGGAACGCGCCAGCTCCCCCCCCAGGATCACACCAAACTCACCGGGAATCAGCCGGTTCAGGCCGGTGGTTTTTAACTCCAGCGCCAAATCCGTCACCTCACCTTCATGGGCCGGATCAATCCCCCGAACCAATGTGCCTTTCATGTCTTCACCCCTTGCCAGCAATGCCTGGGTAGCTATAAAAGGTGCAGCACCCACCACCAGCGGATGGGCCTTGACCTGGGCCAGCGTACGCGCCACATCCGGCAAGGCTGCCCCATTGGGGGCAAAAATCTCGATGTGGGACACCACGCTCAGCATGCGGTCACGCACCTCTTTTTGAAAGCCGTTCATGACACTGAGCACAATGATGAGTGCCGCCACGCCCAACGCAATACCAAGCATGGAGACACCCGAGATGAACGAGATAAACCCGTTGCGCCGGGTCGCACGGCCAGCGCGGGTATAGCGCCAGCCAAGGATGAGTTCATAGGGAAGTTGCATGGGTGGATTGTGTCATTGATGCCCCCAGGAGCCCGGACGAGAGTACCGCGGTCCTTTGGTGTAATGGTGCTTCCACTTTCCCGAGTCCACCATGCCCCGCCACCTGCTCTACCTGATCGTATTTATTGAAGGCTTCTGCTCCCTCGGTGCCGAAGTCATCGCCCTGCGGCGTTTGGTGCCCCATGTAGGCAGCGCGATAGTGGTCACCGCACCCACCATTGGCCTGTTTTTGCTGGCACTGGCGCTGGGTTATGGCTCGGGTGCACGCGTGTCAGATCGGTTCACCACGGTCGTGGCACGCAATTTTTTAATCTCTGCCTTGCTGGCTGGCCTGGGGCTGGCGCGACTCACGGTAGATGGGTTGTTCACTCAGGTACAGCCGATCTGGCTGGCGTATTTGGTGTTTATTGGTGGTGTGTTGTGCCCTTTGGCCTGGCTGCTGGGGCAAACCGTGCCGGTACTGACCAACCTGATGAAACATCTGCGTACCGGCGAGGCCAGTGGCTACGCGCTGTATTGGTCTACCTTGGGCTCATTTCTGGGATCAGTGAGTTTGTCGCTGGTGGTGATGCAGTGGCTGGGCGTGTCTGCGGCGGTGTTGATCTGCGCCGTGCTGCTGGCCTTGGGCAGTTTGCTGCTGTCCCAAAGAAGCTGGGCCAACTGGGGGAAAGCCATAGCGGTGAGCTTGGTCGCCAGCGTCGTCAACCTACAGCCCAACACCGAAGTCCAAGACACCGCCTATGCCGATTACGCCATCCAGCCCCTGACACGACCCGACCAGATCAAGCCACGTGCGTTTCTGATCAACAACTCACTGGCCTCGCTGATGGACGACAGTCAGCCGCCGAAGTACGCCCGTTATGTGCAACACCTGCGCCACATCATTCTGGAAGAACTGGGCTTGTACCAGCGTGAGATTCTGGTGCTCGGCGCGGGTGGTTTCACCCTGTCACACCAGGAACCCAGCAACCACTACACCTATGTGGACATTGATGCCAAAATCCGCGACATTGCCGAGAAGCGTTTTCTGAAAGGCCCGATTGAGGGCGACTTCATTGTGGACGACGCACGCCGCTTTGTGCGCAGCACAGATCGCCGCTTTGATGCCGTGGTGGTCGACGTGTTCAGCAGCCACACCTCCATTCCCGGCCATCTGGTCACACGTGAATTCTGGCAAGACACCCGTCGCACCCTGGCCCCAGGCGGAGTGTTGCTGATCAACCTGATATTGGACGGGCGGCTTGAAACC is a window of Rhodoferax lithotrophicus DNA encoding:
- a CDS encoding tripartite tricarboxylate transporter TctB family protein, producing MKNTKDFYAGLLFALLGGAFAWGAIDYQVGTSARMGPGYFPLLLGVLLALLGGILMLRAVLATDKGEAMGSWAWKPLVAIISANLLFGVSLAGLPVLHLPPLGLMVGIYALTLVSCLAGEQFILKEALLLATALAVLSYGAFVLLLKLQLPVWPVLGA
- a CDS encoding tripartite tricarboxylate transporter permease; translation: MELFNHLALGFGVAFTPVNLMYAFVGCLLGTLIGVLPGIGPLATIAMLLPATYALPPVAALIMLAGIYYGAQYGGSTTAILVNLPGEASSVVTVIDGYQMARKGRAGPALAAAGIGSFFAGCVGTLVLAAFAVPLTEVAFMFGPSEYCALMVLGLVGAVVLASGDLLKAFGMILLGLLLGLVGTDVNSGIARYSFDIPELTDGIGFIVIAMGVFGYGEIISNLSHPESAREVFTANVHGLMPTRQDFKRMWPAILRGTGLGSVLGILPGGGAVMASFAAYTWEKKTRLHPGEELFGEGNIRGVASPEAANNAASQTSFIPLLTLGIPPNAVMALMVGAMTIHNIQPGPQVMTSNPELFWGLIASMWIGNAMLVVLNLPLIGIWIKLLSVPYRWLFPAIVLFCAIGVYSTNNNVFDIWMVGLFGIIGYLFIKLGLEPAPLLLGFILGPMMEENLRRALLLSRGDWTVFATRPLSAGLLLAALTLLALVLLPAIRKTRELAFVED
- a CDS encoding HD-GYP domain-containing protein, whose translation is MSLILRTEDDYEDLLGQWSDLEASLGVILAYPNSAQEFEARLYQYGRWMQDLIAHDAHLALYLLFQLAIQSPVGYSASHALVCAVLCHLIGPELALNQHECNSLELAAFTMNIAMTHMQDQLATQVEKPSHEQQVAIHTHATKSALVLRELGIHNELWMSTVDLHHKEGLSQANLHQLTPPHRLALVLQVVDRYAAMISPRQSREGRSATESAQSIVGGENSNNHLVGKTLVRLVGQYPPGTFVQLDDDKVAVVIQHSQHSNLPDVAIVLNSRGQKVNPPTLHHTFEGSPRIKKALPAAAVQEHINHHLILQLGVR
- a CDS encoding spermidine synthase, with the protein product MKKNTPQLPEVNFSDDGPVRHLHLGSEWIQGSMYLDAPNALVHEYIQRMMAWLLFVPPESVKDRQALQLGLGAGSLTKFCHKELRMKTTAIELNPQVLVACRGWFKLPAENTRMQVVLADAAEEIQNPKWFGTVDALQVDLYDHEAAAPVLDSLPFYNHCRRLLTPEGCMTVNLFGRASSFARSVEKMSAAFGKEAIWAFKPTREGNTVVLAQHTPSRPKRELLMARAELIETKWGLPASKWVRVFKPMLS
- a CDS encoding GspE/PulE family protein; the encoded protein is MSHTASPKHHSSEVNGPLDWRRLVRWLQQDGEITAEEGQRIHTRCAQAESVQHPLVRLASVVVHRASDDKPMDIDALTQWLAKRCDLGYLRIDPLKVDVGKVADAMSAVYAERHKILPVQVTPHELVVATAEPFLIDWVAEVERQSRRSVRRVLANPQDITRYTAEFFALAKSVRAAAKSGNNAGSSFEQLVELGKTNKQLDANDQSVVQVVDWLWQYAFDQRASDIHLEPRREQGVIRFRIDGVLHPVYQMPMGVLVAMTARIKLLGRMDVVEKRRPQDGRIKTRNPGGNEIEMRISTLPTAFGEKMVMRIFDPDTTVKDLSALGFSAHDAQRWEALVKRPNGIILVTGPTGSGKTTTLYSTLKRVATEEVNVSTVEDPIEMIEPSFNQTQVQPQLDFGFPEGLRALMRQDPDIIMVGEIRDHATAEMAVQAALTGHLVFSTLHTNDAPSAVTRLLELGVPSYLINATLLGVLAQRLVRTLCKQCKVADPAATREALAEVVKPWQLNGPYKPFKAVGCVDCRMTGFQGRMGLYELLVVSEAFKEKITREPNADALKRQAIHDGMRPLRLAGALRVAEGLTVLEEVLSSTPPLT
- a CDS encoding YajQ family cyclic di-GMP-binding protein, with amino-acid sequence MPSFDTVCEAKMVDVKHAVENTSKEITTRFDFKGTPAAIELKEKEITLIGNADFQLTQIEDILRNKLTKQNVDVRFLDKGDVQKMGGDKVKVLIKVRDGIETELAKKIQRIIKDSKIKVQAAIQDGKLRVTGKDLDALQATQALIRKEISDIPLNFDNYRS
- a CDS encoding DNA-deoxyinosine glycosylase; this translates as MPTESTRLYGLPPIVDSRTQLLVLGSFPSVTSLARQQYYAHPQNQFWKILQAIWPSSPSLISVDSYEKRSQWLLDHGLGVWDVYASCERQGSLDAAIRKPEVNDFARLLASCPQLRAIAHNGGESFRHARHVIHGLSPLRASHVALMGAVDAEAANQLVGSTDTVLPVYKLPSTSPANASWGFERKLEAWRAVVAAAGLL
- the murB gene encoding UDP-N-acetylmuramate dehydrogenase — protein: MLVEKNVPLQPLNSLHIVAKAQALSRIHSQADVLALLRDPAWAQVPKFVLGGGSNLVLTGDVKPLVLKVEIKGRRLVAETDKVFIVEAGAGEVWHDFVAWTLTQGYAGLENMALIPGTVGAAPVQNIGAYGVELQDRFDSLDAIDLQTGRIFTLNAAQCAFGYRDSIFKHSSTANPEAGQQALGLKDRALIVRVRFALPKLWKPVLGYLDIDKKMAEHGCSQPSAQQLFDWVCEIRRAKLPDPAVIGNAGSFFKNPTVTPEQCTDIIARDPRVVHYVLADGAVKLAAGWLIDACGWRGKSVGQAGVYEKQALVLVNRGSVHGADAATGGEVMTLAKAIQTSVYERFGIMLETEPVVI